One genomic window of Hymenobacter sp. J193 includes the following:
- the uvrA gene encoding excinuclease ABC subunit UvrA, with amino-acid sequence MAKKSTASSSAAGKPATSKAPRAPKAAKPGKAPVADDAAPAAKARKAPHPTAAAVADNATEHTTAAVQAVPLAEQVNEAVVENHVVTRGQLLGPADLEAPYIEVYGAREHNLKNVSVRIPRGRLVVFTGISGSGKSSLAFDTIYAEGQRRYMETFSAYARSFMGGLERPDVDKIEGLSPVISIEQKTTSRNPRSTVGTITEIYDFLRLLYARTAEAFSYATGQKMIRQSDDQIINYILKEYDGRKLVVLAPVVKGRKGHYRELFQQVAKLGFTKVRVDGELLDITPKMQVDRYKIHDIEIVIDRLVVKEEDRFRLSGSVQNALTQGKGTMLVLDADKKKENTQFFSRFLMDPATGIAYDDPAPNTFSFNSPYGACPTCNGLGEVQEITEDSVMPDKKLSISRGGIAPLGEYRDIWIFQQLGLIVKKHKASLSTPIEKLPQELVERLLHGVPEQEEEADPKKANYVEPFEGIIPFLRRQMESDSENIREWIQQYTQAQECPECHGYRLKKESLHFKIAGHHIGELSVMDLSDLAAWFEGLEARLSDRQNLIARELLKEIRKRIGFLLEVGLDYLNLHRSVRTLSGGESQRIRLATQIGTQLVGVLYIMDEPSIGLHQRDNERLIKALQHLRDLGNSVIVVEHDKDMIMHADHVLDIGPGAGIHGGQIVAAGTPTEIFSSGSLTSQYLSGQKHIELRKKKRAGEGNELVLRGAKGHNLKNVTAKFPLGKLIAVTGVSGSGKSSLIHDTLYPILNQHFFNAKREPLQYDKLEGLEFIDKVIEVDQSPIGRTPRSNPATYTGVFTEIRQLFSSLPEAKIRGYGPGRFSFNVKGGRCETCEGAGMRTIEMNFLPDVHVPCETCKGRRYNRETLEVRFKGKSITDVLDMTVEKAVEFFEFQPRILRKIQTLNEVGLGYLTLGQQATTLSGGEAQRVKLATELSKKDTGKTFYILDEPTTGLHFEDINHLAVVLHKLADKGNTVLIIEHNLDLIKVADYLIDIGPEGGAGGGTIVAQGTPEQVAKSGKGHTSRFLAEELRTSKYAEA; translated from the coding sequence ATGGCTAAAAAATCAACTGCTTCTTCCTCTGCTGCCGGCAAACCGGCAACTTCTAAAGCTCCCCGCGCACCCAAAGCAGCCAAGCCCGGCAAAGCGCCCGTAGCCGACGATGCCGCCCCGGCTGCGAAAGCCAGGAAGGCGCCGCACCCGACGGCTGCCGCCGTAGCCGACAATGCCACGGAGCACACCACTGCCGCCGTGCAGGCAGTGCCCCTGGCTGAGCAGGTAAACGAAGCAGTAGTGGAAAACCACGTGGTTACCCGTGGACAGCTGCTGGGCCCTGCCGACCTGGAAGCGCCCTATATTGAAGTGTACGGGGCTCGGGAGCACAACCTCAAAAACGTATCAGTACGGATTCCGCGCGGGCGGCTGGTGGTGTTTACCGGCATTTCGGGCTCGGGCAAGTCGTCGTTGGCTTTCGACACGATTTACGCGGAGGGCCAGCGCCGCTACATGGAAACGTTTTCGGCCTACGCCCGCTCCTTTATGGGCGGGCTGGAGCGGCCCGACGTGGACAAGATTGAGGGCCTGTCGCCGGTTATCAGCATCGAGCAGAAGACGACCTCGCGCAACCCCCGCTCCACGGTGGGCACCATCACCGAGATTTACGACTTCCTGCGCCTTCTCTACGCCCGCACCGCCGAGGCTTTCAGCTACGCAACGGGCCAGAAGATGATCCGGCAGAGCGACGACCAGATCATCAACTACATCCTGAAAGAGTACGACGGCCGCAAGCTGGTGGTGCTGGCGCCCGTGGTGAAGGGCCGAAAAGGCCATTACCGGGAGTTGTTTCAGCAGGTAGCCAAGCTGGGCTTCACCAAGGTGCGCGTGGATGGTGAGCTACTCGACATCACGCCCAAGATGCAGGTGGACCGCTACAAAATCCACGACATCGAAATCGTCATCGACCGGCTCGTGGTGAAGGAGGAAGACCGGTTCCGCCTTTCCGGCTCGGTGCAGAATGCGCTGACCCAAGGCAAAGGCACGATGCTGGTACTCGATGCGGATAAGAAGAAGGAAAACACCCAGTTCTTTTCCCGCTTCCTGATGGACCCGGCTACCGGTATTGCCTACGACGACCCGGCGCCCAATACGTTCAGCTTCAACTCGCCTTACGGCGCCTGCCCCACCTGCAACGGGCTGGGCGAAGTGCAGGAAATCACCGAAGACTCGGTGATGCCCGACAAGAAGCTGAGCATCAGCCGCGGCGGAATTGCGCCCCTGGGCGAGTACCGCGACATCTGGATTTTCCAGCAGTTGGGCCTCATCGTGAAGAAGCACAAGGCCAGTCTGAGCACGCCCATCGAAAAGCTGCCCCAGGAGCTGGTGGAGCGCCTGCTGCACGGCGTGCCCGAGCAGGAGGAAGAGGCCGACCCCAAAAAGGCCAACTACGTGGAGCCTTTCGAAGGCATTATTCCGTTCCTGCGCCGCCAGATGGAGTCTGACTCGGAGAATATCCGGGAGTGGATTCAGCAGTACACCCAGGCCCAGGAATGCCCCGAGTGCCACGGCTACCGCCTCAAAAAGGAAAGCCTGCACTTCAAAATTGCTGGCCACCACATTGGCGAGCTGTCGGTGATGGACCTCAGCGACCTGGCAGCTTGGTTTGAAGGCCTGGAAGCGCGCCTCTCCGACCGCCAGAACCTGATTGCGCGGGAGCTGCTGAAGGAAATCCGCAAGCGCATCGGCTTCCTGCTGGAGGTGGGCCTCGACTACCTGAATCTGCACCGCTCGGTGCGCACGCTCTCGGGCGGCGAAAGTCAGCGCATCCGCTTGGCTACGCAGATTGGCACCCAGCTCGTGGGCGTGCTCTACATCATGGACGAGCCCAGCATCGGCCTGCACCAGCGTGACAACGAGCGGCTCATCAAGGCCCTGCAGCACCTGCGCGACCTGGGCAACTCGGTGATTGTGGTGGAGCACGACAAGGACATGATCATGCATGCCGACCACGTGCTCGATATTGGCCCCGGCGCGGGCATCCACGGCGGACAGATTGTGGCCGCCGGTACACCCACCGAAATCTTCAGCAGCGGCTCCCTCACCTCCCAGTACCTGAGCGGGCAGAAGCACATTGAGCTGCGCAAGAAGAAGCGGGCCGGTGAAGGAAACGAGCTGGTGCTACGCGGAGCCAAAGGCCACAACCTCAAGAACGTGACGGCCAAATTTCCCCTGGGCAAGCTCATAGCCGTGACGGGCGTATCGGGTTCCGGCAAGTCCTCGCTCATTCACGATACGCTGTACCCCATCCTCAACCAGCACTTTTTCAACGCCAAGCGCGAGCCGCTACAGTACGACAAGCTTGAGGGACTGGAGTTTATCGATAAGGTGATTGAAGTGGACCAGTCGCCGATTGGGCGCACCCCGCGCTCTAACCCGGCCACATACACCGGCGTGTTCACCGAAATTCGCCAGCTGTTTTCGTCGTTGCCGGAGGCCAAAATCCGCGGGTACGGACCGGGCCGCTTCTCCTTCAACGTGAAGGGAGGGCGCTGCGAAACCTGCGAGGGTGCCGGTATGCGCACCATTGAAATGAACTTCCTGCCCGACGTGCACGTGCCCTGCGAAACCTGCAAAGGCCGCCGCTACAACCGCGAAACGCTGGAAGTGCGCTTCAAAGGAAAGTCTATTACCGACGTGCTGGATATGACCGTGGAAAAGGCCGTGGAGTTCTTCGAGTTTCAGCCCCGCATCCTGCGCAAGATTCAAACCCTGAACGAAGTAGGCCTGGGCTACCTCACCCTGGGGCAGCAAGCCACTACGCTTTCGGGCGGCGAGGCCCAGCGCGTGAAGCTGGCCACCGAGCTTAGCAAAAAGGACACCGGCAAGACCTTCTATATCCTCGATGAGCCCACCACCGGCCTGCATTTCGAGGATATCAACCATCTGGCCGTAGTACTGCACAAGCTCGCCGACAAGGGCAACACCGTCCTCATCATCGAGCACAACCTCGACCTCATCAAAGTAGCCGATTACCTGATTGACATCGGGCCGGAAGGCGGGGCGGGCGGCGGCACTATTGTAGCCCAGGGCACGCCGGAGCAGGTTGCCAAGTCGGGCAAGGGCCACACCAGCCGCTTCCTGGCTGAGGAGCTGCGCACCAGCAAGTACGCCGAAGCATAA
- a CDS encoding DUF4142 domain-containing protein translates to MRFSSPKIFNCLPFWFSAIALSITLAACSSNSEQQDPVAAARFENERRIGEADVTSKQERDAEFLVNAAAGGQLLTEASRLALQKATLPAVRNFAARLLKEHAAIGQGLQVVAQQKSITVPSGLGNEQQDQYQKLTAASGSAFDKQYVELLLDMHNKQEDAFDDMREEAYDGDIRGFAAKYYPVLSDHLSQIKQLEDQTENLP, encoded by the coding sequence ATGCGTTTTTCTTCTCCCAAGATATTCAACTGCTTGCCTTTCTGGTTTTCAGCAATTGCCCTGTCCATTACCCTGGCAGCCTGCTCGTCCAACAGTGAGCAGCAGGACCCGGTAGCGGCAGCCCGCTTCGAGAATGAGCGTCGCATTGGGGAAGCCGACGTAACCAGCAAGCAGGAGCGCGACGCCGAGTTTCTGGTGAATGCGGCGGCTGGCGGGCAGCTCCTGACAGAAGCCAGTCGTCTGGCCCTGCAAAAAGCCACCCTGCCTGCCGTGCGCAACTTCGCCGCCAGGCTGCTGAAAGAGCACGCGGCCATCGGCCAGGGGCTGCAGGTGGTAGCGCAGCAGAAAAGCATTACGGTGCCCTCGGGCCTGGGTAACGAGCAGCAGGATCAATATCAGAAGCTCACTGCGGCCAGTGGCAGCGCCTTCGACAAGCAGTACGTGGAGCTGCTCCTGGACATGCACAACAAGCAGGAAGATGCCTTCGACGACATGCGCGAAGAGGCTTACGATGGCGACATCCGGGGTTTCGCGGCCAAGTACTACCCCGTGCTTTCTGACCACCTGAGCCAGATTAAACAGCTCGAAGATCAAACCGAGAACCTTCCTTAA
- a CDS encoding DUF4142 domain-containing protein produces the protein MKKNLFAILPLAALLALNTSCGDANKRTDGTAGEAVSDMDKAADEGGVQADATVIDNNAGPTVTADADSASPAAGPTAPHSTDPEFMKSAAHSDQNEIQLSKLALEKGVTGMVKEHANKMIQDHTKSTNDLKPIAQKKNVVLPTDMDAEHKAIAADMRKLSGKDFEKKFMDQMVADHQKTLNTLQAHLGMTQDADLKGFIQKVTPVVQSHLDMSKQHAM, from the coding sequence ATGAAAAAGAACCTGTTTGCCATTCTGCCCCTGGCCGCGCTGCTGGCCCTGAACACGAGCTGCGGCGATGCCAACAAGCGTACCGATGGCACCGCTGGCGAAGCAGTTAGCGACATGGACAAGGCCGCGGATGAAGGCGGCGTTCAAGCCGATGCTACTGTGATTGACAACAATGCTGGTCCTACCGTAACCGCTGATGCCGATTCGGCCTCTCCAGCTGCTGGTCCCACCGCCCCGCACTCCACCGACCCCGAGTTCATGAAGTCAGCTGCGCATAGCGACCAGAACGAAATTCAGCTCAGCAAACTGGCCCTGGAAAAAGGTGTGACGGGCATGGTGAAAGAGCACGCCAACAAGATGATTCAGGACCACACCAAATCGACCAACGACCTGAAGCCCATTGCCCAGAAGAAAAACGTAGTGTTGCCCACCGACATGGACGCGGAGCACAAAGCCATTGCGGCCGATATGCGGAAGCTTTCGGGCAAGGACTTCGAGAAGAAGTTCATGGATCAGATGGTAGCCGACCACCAGAAGACGCTGAACACGCTGCAGGCTCACCTCGGCATGACGCAGGACGCCGACCTAAAGGGCTTCATCCAGAAAGTAACGCCCGTTGTGCAGAGCCACCTGGATATGTCGAAACAGCACGCTATGTAA
- a CDS encoding enoyl-CoA hydratase-related protein: MAETLPTYTCLLYDVRPDGVATITLNRPEVFNAFNDPQSYELQDALKQVARDVRVRAVVLTGAGRAFCSGQDLKGASAGEKRSFYDSLHKRYNPIIRAMRALPKPIICRLNGVAAGAGCSLALACDAIVASVEASLIEVFINIGLVPDSGSSYFLPRMVGSLKAFELCALGSKVPADEALRLGLVNQVVPAEQLDEAAYGLASRYAAAPTKSIGLIKQMLNKAGTSTLDEMLDYEALCQQIAGESEDYQEGVKAFAEKRKPSFTGR, from the coding sequence ATGGCTGAAACCCTGCCCACCTACACCTGCCTGCTCTACGACGTCCGCCCCGACGGCGTGGCCACTATCACTCTCAACCGCCCGGAAGTTTTCAATGCCTTCAACGACCCGCAGAGCTATGAGCTGCAGGACGCCCTCAAACAGGTGGCCCGCGACGTGCGGGTGCGGGCCGTGGTGCTGACGGGTGCCGGCCGGGCTTTCTGCTCGGGGCAGGATCTGAAAGGTGCCAGCGCTGGTGAAAAACGCTCGTTCTACGACTCCCTGCACAAGCGCTACAACCCCATCATCCGGGCCATGCGCGCCCTGCCTAAGCCCATTATCTGCCGCCTCAACGGCGTAGCGGCCGGCGCGGGCTGCTCTCTGGCCCTGGCCTGTGACGCCATTGTGGCCTCGGTGGAGGCCTCGCTGATTGAGGTGTTCATCAATATCGGGCTGGTGCCGGATTCGGGTTCTTCCTACTTTTTGCCGCGTATGGTAGGCTCCCTGAAGGCTTTTGAGCTGTGCGCGCTGGGCTCCAAAGTGCCCGCCGACGAAGCGCTGCGCCTGGGCCTCGTGAACCAGGTAGTACCCGCCGAGCAGCTCGACGAAGCCGCTTATGGTCTGGCCTCCCGCTACGCCGCGGCCCCCACCAAGTCCATTGGCCTCATCAAGCAGATGCTCAACAAAGCCGGCACCTCCACCCTGGACGAAATGCTCGACTACGAAGCACTCTGCCAGCAGATTGCCGGCGAATCGGAAGACTACCAGGAAGGCGTGAAGGCATTTGCTGAAAAGCGCAAGCCTAGCTTCACTGGCCGATAA